The sequence aggtcgaaagaacaaaaggttggaaggacaaaaggtcgatacaAAAAAGTCTGAGCCATAAGGTCGAAGGATAAAAattcgaaggtcaaaaggtcgaaggtcaaaaggtcgaaaggacaaaaggtcgaaaggtcgaaacaaaaaaatctgagccaaaaggtcgaatgtcaaaaggtcgaaggtcaaaaggtcgaaggtcaaaaggtcgaaggtcaaaaggtcgaaggacaaaaggtcgaaaggtcaaaaggttgaaacaaaaaatctgagccaaaaggtcgaatgtcaaaaggtcgaaagatcaaaaggacgaagggacaaaaggtcgaaacaacaaatctgagtcaaaaggtcgaacgtcaaaaggtcgaaagtaaaaacgtcgaaggacaaaaggtcgacagaaaaaaggtcgaaagacaaagggtcgaaagtgaaaaagtcgaaagacaaaaagttgaaagaacaaaagatagaaattgcggttgttgaacaaaaggtcgaaggtcgaaaaAATTGGGCAAAACGTCGAGTGTTGATCAACCATTCCTttgcatatttatattttacctgatatttcattgttgaatttttccttcttttagtcaAAGGCCGTTCTGTCGAGAttcacatatttatatttatttgtgtttcacctgattatattttattgttgaatttttccttcttttaatcaaaggcTTGTCATTCATGTTTTGCacattaatatttatttgtgtttaaccttattttcattgctgattcttttctttattttattcataaccttttctttcgagtttcgcatTTTTCTACCGCATATGAAATATCAAGACTTGAAAAcatttcattctagaattttcCTTTTGTTAAAACATAGGGTATTCTTATTTTCATCAAAGTATTGCTAGGCTTTATTAACTTCAATTGTAATTCATgaaaatacagtaatatcccgattttatcacccccctggtgaattttggggtgataaaacagggtatgtgacaaaattggaaaaaaaatcttttttttttaattcattgcacaaatatgaatcattgtatgccttggaaaggccaaatgcgtgaacagTGCccattatttcttgtcgaaattgctggtactcagaagtcgttcgtaataaactacaggcggtgaaagttatttcagtaaaatcaatgttgtttttggtattatttacgaaaataaaaagaatgacattttttttggggtgacaaaatcgggtcgaaaacgtgataaaatcgggggtagacaaaatcggggagtgacaaaatcgggtcaacactgtagttcttcactcattttcatcaaaatgataattcaaaatatataattttagcttaacataccatcttctaatgacagtaattttatttttatgtgctcaAAAGATAATAcgtttttgttcacaaaatttgttttcaagtaACTATACACGAatatacaaaatacatttatttttgttattagaAACCGTTACGTTACGCTGTAAGGATGGGAGGGGTATGGAATTGCCAAAATTtgcattagggaagatccattaattacgtaatgcaaaaattgggaatttttaaccctccctccccctatgtctgactttttgtaagaaacatctgaaaattttgtatagatcgtcacacttcgctcagCCCTCCTCCCTTACGTGATTTGTGAAcgtttgtgtttcattttgaagtcaactagtaaccctctaacgcccaagaccgccttCAGACGGGAaactttaatatatttttttaatttttcattgttcAGGTTTTTTCTGacctgtttttcattcaaccttCTGTTATTTTTTCGACCCCCTTttcctttgaccttttgtcatttcgaccttttgtactttcaattttttgactttcgaccttttatcctttcagtcttttgtcctttcgaccttttatcctttcgaccttctatcctttcggccttttatccttccgaccttttgttttttcggccttttgtcctttcgaccttttgtcctttcgactttttgacctttcgatcttttgtcctttcgacttttgtcctttcgaccatttgttctttcgaccttttgtcttttcgaccttttgtcccttcgaccttttgtcctctcgacattttgtcctttcgaccttttgtcctttcgacctttcgaccttctaaCCTTTAGACCttatgaccttcgaccttttgaccttcgaccttttgacacagattcgagTTTCCGTCCTCATAGTTtccgttcacgtattttgctTTCCCAAGGCATAAACgatgtcattttttttatgcattatGTTTAGTTGAGGCTCACTCGCCGCATCCAACTATACTGAGCCGATAACACTTAATACTACTTAGCACTAAACCCCTTTCCAtttttatttcccaaaatttgtttcacttCTGGActaattcaattaaatttttatcCATGTTTTGAAAACACTGATCCGTACACGTTTTTCCGCTTCCATCTTTTTACTTCGCTTTGATTCCCGGCGTTTGTGCGTTACCTCATTGTTCCTGTGTTTTCGACGTCGGTCCACTCGTCATCGTTTTGTGGTTGTTCTTCTGCTGCGGTTTTATTACTAGCTGGAGGCGATGATAacctttcatttttgtttatcgGTGGGAAGTCGGCCTGACTGAACAACTCGTCATTTTAATTGTGTTTAACGAAAGCGAGGGAGAACAAGAACGCGTCCGCCGTTGGCGATGACAAAATATGAATTGAAACGAATTCATGTttataaaacaaattgaaaaaaaaaaacttttaaaaaaatccgattttgtcacatttcctatcaccccaaaattcaacAGGGGTGATAAAAttgggatattactgtattagcCCATTGAGCATATtatattcttgttattcttgttaTACTCAACGTATTCCCGGGCCGTGGCCAATCTACGTTGTATGACACTAGATAATACGTTTACACTGCtggcttaaattttcaacgtgacGATTAATATGTAGAACTCATGAAATCAATGTGAACTCGACTCGTGGAAAACTTATTCCAGGTTATCCGAGGCTTGTGATAGACCCTTTATCACAACGGACCTTTCCTTCCACTGACTGGTAGGCTCAAGCGTCCCGTCCTCTGCTTCAGACCCATAAGGGGTCCgaaacagttcagtttcagggtaGTAAACTTGTGAGAGAATGGAAGATAGAGGAGGAGAATGTGGAGCGGCTTGTTGACCGCTTCCGGCTCTAGCGACTGCTATGGAACCTATTTATTAGAGAATTGTTTGTAGAGATAGAAACGGTTGTGTTTATGTACATGATAGATGTTCAGACAGTTCGGGATCGCTACGATAGAGTTTGTTATAGCTTAGAAACTTTTCAGATGATTTATACTTGAGGTAGAAGGGAAATAATTGATATCCGTTTTCTGATGATTGTCGAAAAAGCTATGTAGATTGATATGATAGAGGTACGTGCAGTTTTGGATTAGCATGATCACGTTGGTTTAAGTTTGGaaacataaaatagaaaaggaGGGAGCAGGAGGGGTGGGGGAACAAATACCTAACCATTTAACGTAgaaagattaaaataattaagctgaattaaaataaatcaattaaattttacacTTTTGGTCGAACTTGAGTTAAAAATGTGTTCCAAGCATGCCTACCGAATTAAGTATATTACGAGTACTGATAACCTATGCTACTAAATAAAGCTCGTGAttaaaaaatggaggttggctcatcaaaatataatattattctAGATATTCTCCTAAGTATGAAAACTGAATCCTAACTGTCCCGAGCACAGCCGCCTCTGCCACTCATAGGTAATGTCCCTCCCACCAAAATATTTgagaacttcttcttcttattggcattacatccccacactgggacagagccgcctcgcagcttagtgttcattaagcacttccacagttattaactgcgaggtttctaagccaatgatacttttatgcccagggaagtcgagacaatttccaatccgaaaatagcctagaccggcaccgtgaatcgaacccatccaccctcagcatggtcttgctttgtagccgcgcgtcttaccgcacggccaaggagggccccagaaCTAGAACTAGAGAACTAGAATGAATTATTAGCATGTCCAGCCATTACataaaatgatttgttcaagCAAAGGCGTCATAGATGCGGGAACGACATCGCCATAAACGACACGGGACAACCATGCTCCACACGACAGTGCAACAATGCACCGAATCGGGGACCTCCTAAACTGTTCTATGCAACGCAGAGTTTAACCCTCTCTTGCGTTATGTGATGCTGAAAATAAGCTCCTAATTATTTGatggcaaaaaataaaaataaaataaaaacaatcaaacaaaattaaaatattctagctaaattttactattttggtcgagcatgggtcagccgcCTAACACCtgcgttgaaaaatatgttccatgcgtgccccccgcataaaataataacgcgtgctaatcactaatgatactaaaatatttaaatggaattaggtattgttcccgcttatcattttagcaccgccagggggaacttggccggtacccactgcacttttctttcccttaCCACAAACAATTACCtaccatcatttgtgatatttcaacggaatcttattgggaattctgaaaaggcagacaatctatgcagttagattgccaggtaatacgtgcacatcgtagcactggtgatgcatcacaatcgtatatataTACAGAAGTATATACACTATATGATTTTTTTACTACACACGAacgaactcccataagaaaccGTGCAAGTATGTACGTCACCTTCTTCCTCACGTTAGTACCTATTCTAATTGATAGCTTTAGGTAATTTGCTTgccggtttttttttcagctagCCCTGACTGTTAGATTTTGGCTCAGTTTgacaaacactttttctcatcTTTTCTCCCTCCCAGAGTTTAATGAGTTACAAATACACGCGGTTTTACCGAACAGCTGCTAATATTACCTATTTTGTTTATTCCTCAGGACTTTACCGCTCAATTGGAAACACCAGCATGAAGTAGCCCAGGCGGGAGCTAATGCCATCCTACGAGCAACCGGCCAAAAATATCGTTGTGGCAGTGCTTCGTCCTTTCTTTCCTTTGCCGTCGGAGGATCCAGCATCGATTACGCACACGATATCGAAAAAATCCCGTTTGCCTTGGTAATGGAAATCGCTAGCAAGGGTTTCCACCCACCGGAAACGAACATCGGTCTCATCTGCGACGAAACTTGGATCGGAATCCAAGCCATGGTCATGCAGGTTGCCATCAGTCCGAAAGTTTCTTTCACGCGCAGTAGAACAACACTCTGAGTTAGgagatttttcttttattttatataCTTTTACATCCTGTACGTCAATTTTTGTCAAATCTATTATTTgtatcaatgaaagaaaaaggaaaatgaaGTGTTTTCTAATTGCCTTCACACCAGTCAAACTTTGTGGTCGATACGATTATTTGAACAGAATATATAGGTAATAGTTTCAATAACTAAAAGAGAACGAACAACGTCCACTACATACTTCAGACGGGGTGGGGATTCCTAAATTGTTTCACTAATAAACCTGTCGCGCATTCCTGGTCGATTGAGTTTTGCTTATTTTCCATCTACTTTATTGTTAAGTCTGATGCTAAATGCACACTGCATTCCATTACCATTCAGAGTTGAATGTTCTGCATTTCTAACTTGTTcgtattaattatttttatgtgTTAATTCCGGAATCAACGCCCTAACTCACTGCACGCTTGACTATTCATTCAATGCAACTTGCTGTTACAAATATAATGGATGTCCCAGTAATTCTGTGACACTTAAACTCTAAAGTGCTAAATCATGACCTTACAAAATCTAGAGGAGTCCTTTGTTTACTGTGGCGCGGATGCTGCGCCATATTTTCTCTTCAATCTTTCATAGTGCTTCTTGTCCTGCGGAGAAAAGAAAGAATGGTTTAGTTTCTTAGACGAATAAAAACAACAAATTCTCTTCTAAATTATAAGCGGCAGCGGTAGTAAATATCTAAAAACAATTACCTCTTCATTGACCGAAGGTTTGATGCTGCGTATCGCCTCCTGGAAGTGCAGCATCGCCACTTTAAGATCCTGTTCCGAATCGCTTGAGGCTGTGTCGTCACTACTGCATTCAGCAATCGAATCCTTCAACGTTTGCAAAGATGCTTGTCTCACCAGCCCCGCCAAATCGGCACCGGTGTAACCTTCGGTTAGTCGTGCAACAGTTGTCAGGTCAACGTCATCGGCCAATGGAGGTTTAGTAGAGTTTTTAGTGAGTGCTCGTAGAATGTCTACCCGGTCGTCTACTGCAGGCAAACCAACGTAGAGAATTTTATCCAATCGTCCGGGACGAAGAACAGCAGGATCTACGATGTCTGGTCGATTGGTGGCTGCCATCAGAAACACACCCTTTCGATCCTCGATACCATCCATTTCGGTTAGCAATTGATTCACCACTCGCATTCCGGCACTACCCTCGGAGGTATCTGACCGCTTGGGACACAGTGAGTCAAATTCATCGAAAAAGATGACACACGGAGCTGAGTTACGAGCACGTTGGAAACACTGGCGAACAGCGCGTTCTGACTCACCAACATACTGTGAAAGAAATAAAAGTTAGACACCACTTCTGTGGATAAATTAGATGGCACATACCATGTTCAACAATTCGGGACCTTTAACGGAAATAAAATTGATTCCAGCTTCATTGGCCACAGCCTTAGCTAGAAGCGTTTTACCGCACCCAGGTGGGCCACATAGCAACACTCCGGAAGGAGAGCTAAGGCCAAGTTGTTTCAAGCGCTGTGGGAATTTTACCGGAGCAAGGATAGCCAGTTTTAGTTCTTCGCGAATGTCACCCAAAGAGCCGATGTCGTCCCACGTAACATCTGGGACGGTTATGAAACCCTCACGCTTGGCAGAAGGTTGAACTGATTTTAACGACTCCAGGAAGTCTACCCGTTCTATACAGAGGGTCTCTAATTCGTCATCTGGCAAAGGATTAGATTGATCTAACAAGAGATGCATCATTTTCTCCAAAGTAAGAACAGGAGTGGGGGGTCGCTCCTCAACAACTGGCGTGGGATCGGTTTCCTCTACTGTTTCGGTAAGCTCCGTTGGGGTTTGCTCGGGTTCCTTCACTGAGGATTCCACGGCTTCATTCTTTTCAGTTTCCATCGGTTCATCAACCTTCTTCTCAGCTTCACTCGACTCGACCGTTAATGATCTTTCTGCTTCCTCAGTAGTAGATTTTGGAACTTCGGACTCGAGCTTATCAACAGACGTGCTGCTATCAGCCACCATTTCCACATCCCCATCGACAACCATTGGTTCTTCTGGTTTTGCTTCGTCTTCTGGTTTCTTTTCACTTTCAACTGCTTCCTTCGCTTCGTCatcgtttttcttttcttcttcagcAGGTTTTGCATCAGCTGGTTTAGCTTCAGCAGAATCAACCTTAGCTTCTTCCTCAACCTTGTTCTCTTCATCTTTTTTCTCGTCTGCTTTtacttcttcatccttcttatcCTCGTCTGTTTTCTTCTCCGCACCGGCTGGCACTTCGGTGCTGTTACCTACCTCGGCTTCTTTCTTATCGGCTTCTTTGTTATCAGCTTCTTTATTATCGACTTCTTTAGGTTCATCCTTGTCGTCATCTAAATTCACCACTTCTTCAACATCATCTTCAACGGCAACAACGTCATCAACTGAAACGTTGCCATTAAATTTACTTTTGTTAGTTTCGACAGTTGGAGCTGCTTCTTGTACTTCCATcacatcatcatcgtcatcatcctTCTTATGCAGCAGCTCTTGTTCCTTTTTGCGACGAGATGCCTCTTGTTCTAGCTTTCTTTTATGTTCTGCGATGAGCGACTGTCGCTCACGCTCCGTTAACATTCTGAAAAGAAGATGACGATCAGTTTTCCAATATGTTGtcttttttaataataaaaaattaaacaaatctcTTTTGATATTAAAAACAAACGCATTAACGTCAATAAACatcatataggggaacggttcggcacttcatcccatagttcctatttccatcccatcaaaaacaaagcaatggaaaggaatttggtttgtttattatttttgtaatttttttcagcagtgagcacgcatgttgacaaaaagaagcgacgaatttggtgccgtatttctttgtttagtgatgagatggatatatgttcagtgagatagaGATAGGAAGTTCCCCTATTATATaggtacataaaaatgaatatctTCTGACCCTTATTATAGTTTAAGAAACTAGTAaccaatcggcgtgaaaattgcttttgtgtttttttttggccCGGGGCAGTTTCTTATGATGGTTTGAAACCCCTCCCCTTTAGAAGGAGGATGTCCCATACAGATGATCACAAATTTCTGTGTAACTCAAGAACTGACCAAGCAAATGaaaccaaatttggcataaggtTTTTGTTCTAAGGTGGTTCGAAATCCcccaatttatcaattttagACGAGATGAAGCTTGACAGGACAGCtagtataataaaataaaaagatttacCTCTTGATAGCCGTGGTTGCTGCTCTGGTAGCCAACGCGAGCAAATCAGCTCCCACATAGCCAGGTGTCAGCTTAGCTAATTCATCGAAATCGATATTCCGCTCAATTTTCAAGTTCTTGCAAATAATCTTTAAAATTTGAGCCCGCGCTTCCCGGTcgggaattcccagagaaatttcctGATCAAATCGTCCAACACGGCGCAGAGCAGGATCCAGGGCATCCGGTCGATTTGTGGCCCCGATCACCAGCACACCATCACCGCCCTCCAGTTTGGGCAAATTGTCAAGACTGGTCAATAACTGGGCTACAATCCGACGTTCCATATCCTTCTGTGCATTTACTCGGTTCGATGAGATGGCATCGATTTCGTCAATGAAAAGTACACAAGGCGAAAGGACCGCTGCTTGTTCAAATACTTCCCGAATACGTTCCTCGGATTCTCCAGAAACTCCGGCTACCAGCTCAGTGGCTGGTACTTCCACCAGACCGATTTTCAATTGCTAAAAAAGCGAATAGTTTTAATAAAATCAGAAGAGAATATAAAGAATAATTCGACTTACCCCAGCAATTGCATGCGCCAGCAATGTTTTGCCCGATCCTGGTGGTCCATGTAGAAGGAATCCCCGAGGTGGAGGTAAACCCACGTGGCGATAAACTTCCGGATGCTTCACATGAAGCAATAATTCACAAAGATCGCGCAAAATTCTATCCATTCCGCCAACATCATCAAACGTGGTTTCTACAAAACGTGCCCACACTTCCTTTTTAAAGCGTTTCGAACGCGGAGCTGCCGTTGGTGCATTATTGGATTCTGTGCGTCCTGTACCAGCACTTCTATTGTTAAGCGTTGCAGGCCTTGGAGTCGGCTGTGGCAACAGAGGGTTGGAACTGTTGCTAACTTCCGAAATTTGGGGCTGGTCCAAACGTCGGCGCTTGGCTTGACTGGCTGGCAGTTGTTCAGCTGGTCGCCTCGGACCGTTCGAACTACCATTACTGGAATCAACCGCTTCATCACCAGATCTGGGCTTTTCGGCACGGGTCACCTTTGTTACCGTAATGTGCTTGTTAGAAGCAATTTGCGCTGCAAAATTGGAACAAAGGTTAGATAATATCAGTGACTAATAATTTAATATGTGCATACTTTCAATAAGTCTCATACTGTTGCTCGTTGTCGAAACAGCTTTGTCTTTGTCGCGCGAATCCGCGCCCTCATCGTCCTCGTCGCTGCTGATGTCGATCGCTTCGCCATCGTTGCCTCCAGCGCCTCCACCTGAGGGTTTATTCTTATTGTTCATGTACATGTTGGTCAGTGTATCATTCATGTGGTTAGCATTACCGCCTCCGCCGGCACCGTCTTCCATGACCTCCAGATCAGAGTTCCCGTCATCTTCGTTCTCGCTCGACGGATTGCTGTCCAGCCCGTAGCTGTGGAGAACGGTTTTGTAAGCCTGCTCCACCAACAAACGGAATGGGACAGCCTTGCGACGGTTATACTCCCGGTAGCGTTCCTGCAGCTCCCGGGCCATTACCCCAACGTCAACGTAAGTTTGGTGCACATTTTCCTCAAGGTACTGGGGGAAGGAGAAAAGATTAAAAATTTGCAAACATACATTCGGCGACGTCAAGGCCAATTTACGACCCTTGATTAATAATAGAACTCGAACCGTAAAAGCTTTAGCTGTGTTGCGCACTAGGAGAAAGTTATTGGACTAAACCTTAAATTAATCTGATCTACTAGTTTTTGTATCTAGCAGGCTAATGATGAACAATTAAATAACGAATTTAGTTTGTATTCAAAATCGCTTGAACCCTTCCACAAAAATATTGTCACAGTGAGCCCGTAGTCCAATCTTCTTAATgataaatatttgtcaagttcaTCCAAGCATCTATCAACCTGATTAGATATGGACATGGATATCATGCAGacttaaaaaatatttgtcatAGCAAAGAGCGTACTGATAGCCTAATTAGCTAATTGAAATGTATACAGCCTTTGCTTCTGGTgaatatacgcccttttcaagaTATGCTCTTGAAATAATGGCATCACTGCTTCTCTCATCAGAAGCCAGAAAACATGCAAAAACCTAACCTCAAAACAAAACAGACTCCATTTTAACTCCTACGGGAGCCCTCCCACTCTTACCTGCTTGACCCGAGGAATTATCATCGGATCGTACATTCCGCCGGCAGGTTTCTTCTGCAACATCTTCGCTCTCCTCAAGCGCTTCGCTTGCGACGCACTAAAAACACAATTCGGATCGAAAATACACGGAATTTGGACACTTTTTCGTCGGAAGCGTCTGCAAACCTGAACACCGACCGATGTGAAAGCCAAGCAAGGAAAATTGACAGCTCCTTCGGACCCGCCGTCAATCTAGTGATCTCTCTCGCACACCCGGCTTTTGTCACTCTGTCAAA comes from Armigeres subalbatus isolate Guangzhou_Male chromosome 2, GZ_Asu_2, whole genome shotgun sequence and encodes:
- the LOC134211357 gene encoding nuclear valosin-containing protein-like isoform X1, yielding MLQKKPAGGMYDPMIIPRVKQYLEENVHQTYVDVGVMARELQERYREYNRRKAVPFRLLVEQAYKTVLHSYGLDSNPSSENEDDGNSDLEVMEDGAGGGGNANHMNDTLTNMYMNNKNKPSGGGAGGNDGEAIDISSDEDDEGADSRDKDKAVSTTSNSMRLIETQIASNKHITVTKVTRAEKPRSGDEAVDSSNGSSNGPRRPAEQLPASQAKRRRLDQPQISEVSNSSNPLLPQPTPRPATLNNRSAGTGRTESNNAPTAAPRSKRFKKEVWARFVETTFDDVGGMDRILRDLCELLLHVKHPEVYRHVGLPPPRGFLLHGPPGSGKTLLAHAIAGQLKIGLVEVPATELVAGVSGESEERIREVFEQAAVLSPCVLFIDEIDAISSNRVNAQKDMERRIVAQLLTSLDNLPKLEGGDGVLVIGATNRPDALDPALRRVGRFDQEISLGIPDREARAQILKIICKNLKIERNIDFDELAKLTPGYVGADLLALATRAATTAIKRMLTERERQSLIAEHKRKLEQEASRRKKEQELLHKKDDDDDDVMEVQEAAPTVETNKSKFNGNVSVDDVVAVEDDVEEVVNLDDDKDEPKEVDNKEADNKEADKKEAEVGNSTEVPAGAEKKTDEDKKDEEVKADEKKDEENKVEEEAKVDSAEAKPADAKPAEEEKKNDDEAKEAVESEKKPEDEAKPEEPMVVDGDVEMVADSSTSVDKLESEVPKSTTEEAERSLTVESSEAEKKVDEPMETEKNEAVESSVKEPEQTPTELTETVEETDPTPVVEERPPTPVLTLEKMMHLLLDQSNPLPDDELETLCIERVDFLESLKSVQPSAKREGFITVPDVTWDDIGSLGDIREELKLAILAPVKFPQRLKQLGLSSPSGVLLCGPPGCGKTLLAKAVANEAGINFISVKGPELLNMYVGESERAVRQCFQRARNSAPCVIFFDEFDSLCPKRSDTSEGSAGMRVVNQLLTEMDGIEDRKGVFLMAATNRPDIVDPAVLRPGRLDKILYVGLPAVDDRVDILRALTKNSTKPPLADDVDLTTVARLTEGYTGADLAGLVRQASLQTLKDSIAECSSDDTASSDSEQDLKVAMLHFQEAIRSIKPSVNEEDKKHYERLKRKYGAASAPQ
- the LOC134211357 gene encoding nuclear valosin-containing protein-like isoform X2 is translated as MLQKKPAGGMYDPMIIPRVKQYLEENVHQTYVDVGVMARELQERYREYNRRKAVPFRLLVEQAYKTVLHSYGLDSNPSSENEDDGNSDLEVMEDGAGGGGGGAGGNDGEAIDISSDEDDEGADSRDKDKAVSTTSNSMRLIETQIASNKHITVTKVTRAEKPRSGDEAVDSSNGSSNGPRRPAEQLPASQAKRRRLDQPQISEVSNSSNPLLPQPTPRPATLNNRSAGTGRTESNNAPTAAPRSKRFKKEVWARFVETTFDDVGGMDRILRDLCELLLHVKHPEVYRHVGLPPPRGFLLHGPPGSGKTLLAHAIAGQLKIGLVEVPATELVAGVSGESEERIREVFEQAAVLSPCVLFIDEIDAISSNRVNAQKDMERRIVAQLLTSLDNLPKLEGGDGVLVIGATNRPDALDPALRRVGRFDQEISLGIPDREARAQILKIICKNLKIERNIDFDELAKLTPGYVGADLLALATRAATTAIKRMLTERERQSLIAEHKRKLEQEASRRKKEQELLHKKDDDDDDVMEVQEAAPTVETNKSKFNGNVSVDDVVAVEDDVEEVVNLDDDKDEPKEVDNKEADNKEADKKEAEVGNSTEVPAGAEKKTDEDKKDEEVKADEKKDEENKVEEEAKVDSAEAKPADAKPAEEEKKNDDEAKEAVESEKKPEDEAKPEEPMVVDGDVEMVADSSTSVDKLESEVPKSTTEEAERSLTVESSEAEKKVDEPMETEKNEAVESSVKEPEQTPTELTETVEETDPTPVVEERPPTPVLTLEKMMHLLLDQSNPLPDDELETLCIERVDFLESLKSVQPSAKREGFITVPDVTWDDIGSLGDIREELKLAILAPVKFPQRLKQLGLSSPSGVLLCGPPGCGKTLLAKAVANEAGINFISVKGPELLNMYVGESERAVRQCFQRARNSAPCVIFFDEFDSLCPKRSDTSEGSAGMRVVNQLLTEMDGIEDRKGVFLMAATNRPDIVDPAVLRPGRLDKILYVGLPAVDDRVDILRALTKNSTKPPLADDVDLTTVARLTEGYTGADLAGLVRQASLQTLKDSIAECSSDDTASSDSEQDLKVAMLHFQEAIRSIKPSVNEEDKKHYERLKRKYGAASAPQ